A genomic stretch from Enterobacteriaceae endosymbiont of Donacia dentata includes:
- the nuoI gene encoding NADH-quinone oxidoreductase subunit NuoI has translation MNIKKFFFDVMSQIQSIFLVWKNIFSRRETIMYPEEKVHLPTRYRGRIILTSDLNNNEKCVACDLCAVVCPVGCITLKKAVKKNGRSYPLFFRINISRCIFCGFCEEACPTGAIQLIPDFELCEFNRKNLIYEKNDLLINNQGKYSDYDYYDISGVNILNKKKISTKDSNIEVDIKNILP, from the coding sequence ATGAATATAAAAAAATTTTTTTTTGATGTAATGAGTCAAATTCAAAGTATTTTTTTAGTCTGGAAAAATATTTTTAGTAGAAGAGAAACTATTATGTATCCAGAAGAAAAAGTTCATTTACCAACAAGATATAGAGGTAGAATTATATTAACATCTGATTTAAATAATAATGAAAAATGTGTTGCTTGTGATCTTTGTGCTGTAGTATGTCCAGTAGGTTGTATAACTTTAAAAAAAGCAGTAAAAAAAAATGGAAGATCTTATCCATTATTTTTTAGAATTAATATATCTAGATGTATTTTTTGTGGCTTTTGTGAGGAAGCTTGTCCAACAGGTGCAATACAATTAATCCCTGATTTTGAATTATGTGAATTTAATAGAAAAAACTTAATATATGAAAAAAATGACTTATTAATCAATAATCAAGGAAAATATTCTGATTATGATTACTATGATATTTCAGGAGTGAATATTCTGAATAAAAAAAAAATATCTACTAAAGATTCAAATATTGAAGTGGATATTAAAAATATATTACCATAA
- the ribA gene encoding GTP cyclohydrolase II, which translates to MNIKEISRAKLPTKWGEFIIIGFEEKNTNNNHIALVYGIKKIYKNSIILTRIHSECLTGDTFFSLRCDCGLQLESALKKISKENCGILIYHRQEGRNIGLLNKIKAYNLQDKGLDTIEANYELGFNSDERNFISCINILKILGILNIKLLTNNPYKINILKKNGINVICRIPLITGYNIKNYKYLKTKKIKLGHLL; encoded by the coding sequence ATGAATATAAAAGAAATATCTAGAGCAAAGCTTCCAACAAAATGGGGAGAATTTATTATAATAGGTTTTGAAGAAAAAAATACTAATAATAATCATATTGCTTTAGTATATGGAATAAAAAAAATATATAAAAATTCAATTATTTTAACAAGAATTCATTCAGAATGTTTAACAGGAGATACTTTTTTTAGTTTACGTTGTGATTGTGGTTTACAATTAGAATCAGCATTAAAAAAAATTTCTAAGGAAAATTGTGGAATATTAATTTATCATAGACAGGAAGGAAGAAATATTGGTCTTTTAAATAAAATTAAAGCATACAATTTACAAGATAAAGGATTAGATACTATAGAGGCAAATTATGAATTAGGTTTTAATTCAGATGAAAGAAATTTTATTTCTTGTATTAATATATTAAAAATATTAGGTATTTTAAATATTAAATTACTTACTAACAATCCTTATAAAATAAATATTTTAAAAAAAAATGGTATAAATGTTATATGTAGAATACCACTAATTACTGGATATAATATTAAAAATTATAAATATTTAAAAACTAAAAAAATAAAATTGGGACATTTATTATAA
- a CDS encoding DedA family protein gives MLNTNIIKIINHYGYIIILLSSLIEWETFIVIAGMLAHKKILFLNKILFITVIGSIISNQLLFYIGKKYSKKFLFFFKNYRYKIQKYHTIITKYPYIFIITKFIYGFRLLSPIIMGIIKISYLKFFLLNITGSIIWTIFFTITGYFFGEIIFNFIKNFANFIKYFIYFFLLFIIIKFIYKIIKKYF, from the coding sequence ATGTTAAATACAAATATAATTAAAATAATAAATCATTATGGTTATATAATTATATTATTAAGTTCTCTTATTGAATGGGAAACTTTTATTGTTATTGCAGGTATGCTTGCTCATAAAAAAATTTTATTTTTAAATAAAATTTTATTTATTACTGTAATTGGATCAATTATAAGTAATCAACTATTATTTTATATAGGTAAAAAATATAGTAAAAAATTTTTATTTTTTTTTAAAAATTATAGATATAAAATTCAAAAATATCATACTATTATTACTAAATATCCATACATATTTATTATTACAAAATTTATTTATGGTTTTAGATTATTAAGTCCTATCATTATGGGTATTATTAAAATTTCTTATTTAAAATTTTTTTTGTTAAATATTACTGGTTCTATTATATGGACTATATTTTTTACTATAACTGGATATTTTTTTGGAGAAATTATTTTCAATTTTATTAAAAATTTTGCTAATTTTATTAAATATTTTATATATTTTTTTTTATTATTTATAATAATTAAATTTATATATAAAATTATAAAAAAATATTTTTGA
- a CDS encoding NADH-quinone oxidoreductase subunit N: protein MTKLLVLLMPFIIMVLLSIILLIKISIKRDNFTSLIITILGFILTIISIIYTKNINFSKNYLFFKDNYSFFYNILLIINNILICLISYIWLSFLKCNKDEFYLLIIISTIGSMVLINANNFITMLMGIELISIPICGLISYNIKSKYSLEASIKYMILSTISSSFLILGISFIYLDYGNLNFIYLINHYSYNNIYLIKYLSLIGIFLTLISLGFKLSIVPFHLWTPDVYQGSSMPVTILLTTFSKSAIFVFLVKFLIYFSQINYNRFFFYKILIILSILSIIFGNIMAAITKNNIKRILGYSSIAQMGYMFVILIYNQIYATHTFSLEMMSVCIISYIISNFSILGIMSILSSFNLKDKNIDKIYYYRGLFWYDPTLTIILTIMLLSLAGIPITIGFISKFYLIILSIKIKLWYLTSIIILGSAIGLYYYLRIIISMYLIPSEINKNIYLDTIKNNNFFIFIKKLMLFLAIITVFLGFYPELIIQIIKKYI from the coding sequence ATGACTAAATTACTAGTACTGTTAATGCCATTTATTATTATGGTTCTATTATCAATTATTTTATTAATAAAAATATCAATTAAAAGAGATAATTTCACAAGTTTAATTATTACAATTTTAGGATTTATATTAACAATAATATCTATTATTTATACAAAAAATATTAATTTTTCAAAAAATTATTTATTTTTTAAAGATAATTATTCATTTTTTTATAATATTTTATTAATAATTAATAATATTTTAATTTGTTTAATATCATATATTTGGTTATCTTTTTTAAAATGTAATAAAGACGAATTTTATTTATTAATAATAATATCAACTATAGGAAGTATGGTTTTAATTAATGCAAATAATTTTATTACCATGTTAATGGGAATTGAATTAATATCTATTCCTATATGTGGTTTGATAAGTTATAATATTAAATCAAAATATTCATTAGAAGCCAGTATTAAATATATGATTTTATCTACTATATCATCATCATTTTTAATACTTGGAATATCTTTTATTTATTTAGATTATGGTAACTTAAATTTTATTTATTTAATTAATCATTATTCTTATAATAATATATACTTAATCAAATATTTATCTTTAATTGGAATATTTTTAACTTTAATAAGTTTAGGATTTAAATTATCAATAGTACCTTTTCATTTATGGACTCCTGATGTATATCAAGGTTCATCAATGCCTGTAACAATTCTTTTAACTACATTTAGTAAATCAGCTATTTTTGTATTTTTAGTAAAATTTTTAATATATTTTTCGCAAATTAACTATAATAGATTTTTTTTCTATAAAATATTAATTATATTATCAATATTATCAATAATATTTGGTAATATCATGGCTGCTATTACAAAAAACAATATTAAACGTATATTAGGTTATTCTTCTATAGCTCAAATGGGATATATGTTTGTAATTTTAATTTACAATCAAATATATGCCACACATACATTTTCATTAGAAATGATGAGTGTATGTATTATTAGTTATATAATTAGTAATTTTAGTATTTTAGGAATTATGAGTATATTATCAAGTTTTAATCTTAAGGATAAAAATATAGATAAAATATATTATTATCGTGGATTATTTTGGTATGATCCTACATTAACTATTATATTAACAATAATGTTATTATCTTTAGCTGGTATTCCAATTACAATTGGTTTTATATCTAAATTTTATTTAATAATATTAAGTATAAAAATTAAATTATGGTATTTAACTAGTATTATTATTTTAGGAAGTGCTATAGGATTATATTATTATTTACGTATCATTATTAGTATGTATTTAATTCCATCTGAAATAAATAAAAATATTTATTTAGATACAATTAAAAATAATAATTTTTTTATTTTTATTAAAAAATTAATGTTATTTTTAGCTATAATAACTGTTTTTTTAGGATTTTATCCTGAATTAATAATTCAAATTATTAAAAAATATATTTAA
- a CDS encoding NADH-quinone oxidoreductase subunit J family protein encodes MEKIFYILEFISIIFTCFIIISVNPIYTLIYFLISLISISCIFFLLGDYFAGALEIIIYAGAIIILFIFVLMLLNYKKVELEEKYYLIKKLPLIITIIIFTLLFLIITFYIFKNLYNTKYILYNFLDIKNIGINLFTQYKIIIELISILLLSSVIIVLHIGKQKIN; translated from the coding sequence ATGGAAAAAATATTTTATATATTGGAATTTATATCAATAATTTTTACATGTTTTATAATTATAAGTGTTAATCCTATTTATACATTAATATATTTTTTAATTTCATTAATTTCAATATCATGTATATTTTTTCTTTTAGGTGATTATTTTGCAGGAGCACTAGAAATTATTATATATGCAGGAGCTATTATTATCCTATTTATTTTTGTTTTAATGTTATTAAATTATAAAAAAGTTGAATTAGAAGAAAAATATTACTTAATTAAAAAATTACCACTTATAATAACTATTATAATTTTTACTTTATTATTTTTAATAATTACATTTTATATTTTTAAAAATTTATATAATACAAAATATATACTATATAATTTTCTTGATATTAAAAATATAGGTATAAATCTATTTACACAATATAAAATTATTATAGAATTAATTTCAATCTTATTATTATCTAGTGTAATTATTGTTTTACATATAGGAAAACAAAAAATTAATTAA
- the nuoM gene encoding NADH-quinone oxidoreductase subunit M, translating to MLLPWLILIPFISGIICWQSEKINFKIPRWISLISISFIFILSIFEYILNLNYFNQKILLHSLWISEFVFNWIPRFGINFHLAIDGLSLLMINLTGLLGIMAVLCSWNEIKKWHGFFHLNLLWILSSVIGVFLSIDMFLFFLFWEIMLIPMYFLISLWGHQDIKKGYSRIKAATKFFIYTQSSGLLMLLGILSLVFLNQTITGKLTFDYNILLNNHLNLKTEFLLMLFFFIAFAIKMPIIPFHGWLPDAHSQAPTAGSVDLAGILLKTAAYGLLRFTLPLFPISSSKFSFIVIPLGIIGIFYGCLMACTQTDIKKIIAYTSISHMGFILIGIYSNNKLAYQGVIIQMLSHGICASAQFILCGQIYERLKTRNIKLMGGIWNYLNILPGSFLFFALASIGIPGTGNFIGEFLILLGIFNHYPIYATIATFSLLFSSIYSLNMIQKIFYGPKTKILILTHDIFLREKIILFILIILLLIIGFYPQLILNISNNTINSIFNRII from the coding sequence ATGTTATTACCATGGTTAATATTAATTCCCTTTATTAGTGGTATTATTTGTTGGCAAAGTGAAAAAATAAACTTTAAAATACCTCGTTGGATTTCTTTAATTTCTATTAGTTTTATTTTTATTTTATCAATTTTTGAATATATTTTAAATTTAAATTATTTTAATCAAAAAATATTATTACATTCTTTATGGATATCAGAATTTGTTTTTAATTGGATTCCTCGTTTTGGTATAAATTTTCATCTAGCTATAGATGGATTATCATTATTAATGATTAATCTTACTGGATTACTGGGTATAATGGCAGTTTTATGTTCTTGGAATGAAATAAAAAAATGGCATGGATTTTTTCATTTAAATTTGTTATGGATTTTAAGTAGTGTAATTGGTGTATTTTTATCCATAGATATGTTTTTATTTTTTTTATTTTGGGAAATTATGTTAATACCTATGTATTTTTTAATATCTTTATGGGGTCATCAAGATATAAAAAAAGGTTATAGTAGAATTAAAGCAGCTACTAAATTTTTTATTTATACACAATCTAGTGGATTATTAATGTTATTAGGAATTTTATCATTAGTATTTTTAAATCAAACAATAACAGGAAAATTAACTTTTGATTATAATATTTTATTAAATAATCATTTAAATTTAAAAACAGAATTTTTATTAATGTTATTTTTTTTTATTGCTTTTGCAATAAAAATGCCTATAATTCCATTTCATGGATGGTTACCAGATGCTCATAGTCAAGCACCAACAGCTGGATCTGTAGATCTTGCAGGTATTTTATTAAAAACAGCAGCTTATGGTTTATTAAGATTTACTTTACCATTATTTCCAATATCATCTTCAAAATTTTCTTTTATTGTTATACCATTAGGTATAATAGGTATATTTTATGGATGTTTAATGGCTTGTACACAAACTGACATAAAAAAAATTATAGCATATACTTCTATATCTCATATGGGATTTATTTTAATAGGAATTTATAGTAATAATAAATTAGCTTATCAAGGAGTTATTATACAAATGTTATCTCATGGTATTTGTGCTTCTGCTCAATTTATTCTTTGTGGACAAATATATGAAAGGTTAAAAACTAGAAATATTAAATTAATGGGAGGTATATGGAATTATCTAAATATATTACCAGGATCGTTTTTATTTTTTGCTTTAGCAAGTATTGGTATTCCTGGAACAGGAAATTTTATAGGAGAATTTTTAATTTTATTAGGTATTTTTAATCATTATCCAATTTATGCTACTATTGCAACATTTAGTTTATTATTTTCTAGTATTTATTCCTTAAATATGATACAAAAAATTTTTTATGGACCTAAAACTAAAATATTAATTTTAACACATGACATATTTTTGAGAGAAAAAATTATTCTTTTCATACTTATAATTTTATTATTAATTATAGGATTTTATCCACAACTTATTTTAAATATATCAAATAATACTATTAATAGTATATTTAATAGGATTATTTAA
- the sbcB gene encoding exodeoxyribonuclease I — protein MLIKKKSEFNFLFYDYETFGLNPIKDRIAQFACIRTNINLKIIGKPIILYCKLSNDYLPDPKSMIIHNISLDLINLKGQTECKFASNINKIFSLPNTCILGYNNINFDDEFSRFLFYRNFYDPYSWFWKNNNSRWDILSLVRACYVLRPDGINWPKKNNIPIFNLEKIASLNNIKNLYSKNAHDALSDVYTTISITKLIKKKQPLLYKYFLKYRNKKKLIKKIDLSKIQIFIHISSIYKNKNNNISCITPLFWHPKNKNILISFNLVNNVYDFLQIIKNTQIYKKNIFSYIQLINFNKFPLLLPVNILKKQDLKRLKFKIIFYIKNFFILKKNFFKIKKIIKYIFLNFKQKNEETNIYNVDEQLYKNFFSNEDLFKFKKIHNKKKTIINLNEFIFKDIRANILLFKYKARNFPFTLSKIEKKTWDIYIKNIFNKKFFNNYNYEIKKLLQKELYNKQILVLKNLLKYIKNFFKF, from the coding sequence ATGTTAATAAAAAAAAAATCAGAATTCAATTTTTTATTTTATGATTATGAGACTTTTGGATTAAATCCTATTAAAGATAGGATTGCTCAATTTGCTTGTATACGTACTAATATTAATTTAAAAATTATAGGTAAACCTATAATACTTTATTGTAAATTATCTAATGATTACTTACCTGATCCAAAATCTATGATTATTCATAATATTAGTCTTGATTTAATAAATTTAAAAGGTCAAACAGAATGTAAATTTGCTAGTAATATTAATAAAATTTTTTCATTACCTAATACTTGTATTTTAGGTTATAATAATATCAATTTTGATGATGAATTTAGTAGATTTTTGTTTTATCGTAATTTTTATGATCCATATAGTTGGTTTTGGAAAAATAATAATAGTCGTTGGGATATATTATCTTTAGTCAGAGCCTGCTATGTATTAAGACCAGATGGTATTAATTGGCCTAAAAAAAATAATATTCCAATATTTAATCTTGAAAAAATTGCTAGTTTAAATAATATAAAAAATTTATATAGTAAAAATGCTCATGATGCATTATCTGATGTTTATACTACAATATCTATAACTAAATTAATTAAAAAAAAACAACCATTATTATATAAATATTTTTTAAAATATAGAAATAAAAAAAAATTAATAAAAAAAATAGATTTATCTAAAATTCAAATTTTTATTCATATTAGTAGTATTTATAAAAATAAAAATAATAATATAAGTTGTATTACTCCTTTATTTTGGCATCCAAAAAATAAAAATATATTAATATCATTTAATTTAGTAAATAATGTATATGATTTTTTACAAATTATAAAAAATACACAAATATATAAAAAAAATATTTTTTCGTACATACAACTTATTAATTTCAATAAATTTCCTTTACTACTTCCAGTAAATATTTTAAAAAAACAAGATCTTAAACGTTTAAAATTTAAAATTATATTTTATATAAAAAATTTTTTTATTTTAAAAAAAAATTTTTTTAAAATAAAAAAGATAATAAAATATATCTTTTTAAATTTTAAACAAAAAAATGAAGAAACAAATATTTATAATGTTGATGAACAATTATATAAAAATTTTTTTTCAAATGAAGATTTATTTAAATTTAAAAAAATACATAATAAAAAAAAAACTATTATTAATTTAAATGAATTTATATTTAAAGATATAAGAGCTAATATATTATTATTTAAATATAAAGCAAGAAATTTTCCATTTACATTAAGTAAAATAGAAAAAAAAACATGGGATATATATATAAAAAATATTTTTAATAAAAAATTTTTTAATAATTATAATTATGAAATTAAAAAATTATTACAAAAAGAACTTTATAATAAACAAATTTTAGTTTTAAAAAATTTGTTAAAATATATAAAAAATTTCTTCAAATTTTAA
- the nuoK gene encoding NADH-quinone oxidoreductase subunit NuoK, which yields MIPLHHVLTFIVIIFVIGLIGTIIRRNMLYILIFTDIMLNIAALSCIISGNYWKQTEGEIMYILSISISAIETCISLILLIKLYYYNNTINIDSISEMKG from the coding sequence ATGATACCTTTACATCATGTTTTAACATTTATAGTTATAATATTTGTTATTGGATTAATAGGAACAATTATTAGACGTAATATGTTATATATTTTAATTTTTACTGATATAATGTTAAATATAGCTGCATTATCATGTATAATTTCTGGTAATTATTGGAAACAAACAGAAGGAGAAATTATGTATATTTTATCCATAAGTATATCAGCTATAGAAACTTGTATAAGTTTAATTTTATTAATAAAATTGTATTATTATAATAATACAATTAATATTGATTCAATTAGTGAGATGAAAGGATGA
- the nuoL gene encoding NADH-quinone oxidoreductase subunit L has translation MKYLFLIILMPFISFLILSLFSNYLNKVQISIIGVSFIGISSIITLIIGFIFFNKNLLSYRQFLWQMLNIDNLHINVSLYLDMLSLIMLSITTWIGFLIHIFSIWYMKNEKEYSKFFAYTNLFIASMALLILADNFILMFFGWEIVGVCSYLLIGFFHEKTFNGLSAIKTFLITRFSDIFLIIGIFLIFQIFHTLNFSKISSLILLSNIYYKSYYLKIISIMLIIGAIGKSAQFPLNTWLINAMVGPTPVSALIHAATMVTAGIYLILRNNILFLMNSNILFLISIIGSITILLSGCSALVQNNIKRILAYSTMSQIGYMFLALGINSWHATLFHVISHAFFKALLFLCVASIIFSYKKEQNILKIGKIKKHLPFIYYCFLFGSISLLSFPFLTISGFTKEKILYEIIIKQHNLLFIISIIGSFLTSLYTIRLIYIICYKKNNTIPTTINGNNKFTHNFPLLILSILSSFIGIKLLPIKNNFLLPNKILLINHNYYFIIQIISIMISIMSFLLYMFYSKNIIFIKKINKNYFNKLFFINHFFLNGCYIDFIYKKIFVNNFIKILSIIKNDPISKFINFLVINTINQIGKILLISENGYIRWYMSLMYLGLFLIFVYLIILNHKYY, from the coding sequence ATGAAATACCTTTTTTTAATTATTTTAATGCCATTCATTAGTTTTTTAATACTGTCTTTATTTTCAAATTATTTAAATAAAGTTCAAATTTCAATAATTGGAGTAAGTTTTATAGGAATAAGTTCAATTATTACGTTAATTATAGGTTTTATCTTTTTTAATAAAAATCTTTTGTCATATAGACAATTTTTATGGCAAATGTTAAATATTGATAATTTACATATTAATGTAAGCCTTTATTTAGATATGTTATCTTTAATTATGTTATCTATTACAACATGGATAGGTTTTCTTATACATATATTTTCTATTTGGTATATGAAAAATGAAAAAGAATATTCTAAATTTTTTGCATATACAAATTTATTTATTGCAAGTATGGCATTATTAATTTTGGCAGATAATTTTATTTTAATGTTTTTTGGATGGGAAATAGTTGGTGTTTGTTCATATTTATTAATTGGTTTTTTTCATGAAAAAACTTTTAATGGATTATCCGCTATTAAAACATTTTTAATCACTCGTTTTAGTGATATTTTTTTAATTATTGGTATATTTTTAATATTTCAAATATTTCATACTTTAAATTTTTCTAAAATATCATCATTAATTTTATTATCTAATATTTATTATAAATCATATTATTTAAAAATAATATCTATAATGTTAATTATAGGTGCAATAGGTAAATCTGCTCAATTTCCTTTAAATACTTGGTTGATAAATGCTATGGTTGGACCTACTCCAGTATCAGCTTTAATACATGCTGCTACTATGGTAACAGCCGGAATTTATTTAATTTTACGTAATAATATATTATTTTTGATGAACAGTAATATACTATTTTTAATTAGTATAATTGGTTCAATAACAATATTATTATCTGGTTGTTCTGCATTAGTACAAAATAATATTAAACGTATTTTAGCTTATTCCACTATGAGCCAAATTGGTTATATGTTTTTAGCATTAGGTATTAATTCATGGCATGCAACCTTATTTCATGTAATTTCTCATGCTTTTTTTAAAGCATTACTATTTTTATGTGTTGCATCTATCATTTTTTCATATAAAAAAGAGCAAAATATATTAAAAATAGGAAAAATAAAAAAACATCTTCCTTTTATATATTATTGTTTTTTATTTGGTTCAATATCTTTATTATCATTTCCTTTTTTAACTATAAGTGGATTTACCAAAGAAAAAATTCTTTATGAAATTATCATAAAACAACATAATTTATTATTTATTATTAGTATAATAGGTAGTTTTCTTACTTCTTTATATACTATACGTCTGATTTATATTATTTGTTATAAAAAAAATAATACTATTCCTACTACCATAAATGGTAATAATAAATTTACACATAATTTTCCTTTACTTATATTAAGTATATTGTCAAGTTTTATAGGAATAAAATTATTACCTATAAAAAATAATTTTTTACTACCTAATAAAATATTACTAATTAATCACAATTATTATTTTATTATACAAATAATATCTATAATGATATCTATAATGAGTTTCTTATTATATATGTTTTATAGTAAAAATATTATTTTTATTAAAAAAATTAATAAAAATTATTTCAATAAACTTTTTTTTATAAACCATTTTTTTTTAAATGGATGTTATATTGATTTTATTTATAAAAAAATTTTTGTTAATAATTTTATAAAAATATTATCTATCATAAAAAATGATCCTATTTCAAAATTTATTAATTTTTTAGTAATAAATACAATAAATCAAATAGGGAAAATATTATTAATAAGTGAAAATGGATATATACGTTGGTATATGTCATTAATGTATTTGGGATTATTTTTAATATTTGTATATTTAATAATATTAAATCATAAATATTATTAA
- the nuoH gene encoding NADH-quinone oxidoreductase subunit NuoH, whose product MILFSFLNSMELIYILKTLLILIILIISGAFLSFIERRILALFQNRYGPNRVGLYGCLQLLADMIKILFKEDWTPNFSNKLLFNIAPIIAFNSLLSVFAILPITPYIMISNLNIGILFFFMMASISVYSILFAGWASNNKYALLGTIRGVAQIISYEIFLGLSLMGIICQTGSFNLFDIVNQQYKYCWNIIPQFFGFLSFIIASIALCHRHPFDQPETEQELADGYHIEYSGMKFGLFFIGEYISIIILSSLIVILFFGGWLGPFLPSIIWYLIKTIIFIILFILIRASLPRPRYDQIMHFGWFICLPLTLINLVITAFIVSLK is encoded by the coding sequence ATGATTTTATTTTCTTTTTTAAATTCAATGGAATTAATATATATATTAAAAACATTATTAATATTAATAATATTAATAATTAGTGGTGCTTTTTTAAGTTTTATAGAAAGACGTATATTAGCTTTATTTCAAAATCGTTATGGACCTAATAGAGTTGGGTTATATGGTTGTTTACAATTATTAGCAGATATGATAAAAATTCTTTTTAAAGAAGATTGGACTCCTAATTTTTCTAACAAATTATTATTTAATATAGCACCTATAATTGCTTTTAATTCATTATTATCAGTATTTGCCATATTACCAATTACTCCTTATATAATGATATCTAATTTAAATATTGGGATACTTTTTTTTTTTATGATGGCGAGTATTTCCGTATATTCAATTTTATTTGCAGGTTGGGCTAGTAATAATAAATATGCTTTATTAGGAACTATTAGAGGAGTAGCTCAAATAATCAGTTATGAAATTTTTTTAGGTTTATCATTAATGGGTATTATTTGTCAAACTGGATCATTTAATTTATTTGATATAGTAAATCAACAATATAAATATTGTTGGAATATAATACCTCAATTTTTTGGTTTTTTATCTTTCATTATAGCATCTATAGCATTGTGTCATAGACATCCTTTTGATCAACCAGAAACAGAACAAGAATTAGCTGATGGTTATCATATTGAATATTCTGGAATGAAATTTGGATTATTTTTTATAGGAGAATATATTAGTATTATTATACTTTCATCTTTAATAGTAATTTTATTTTTTGGCGGATGGTTAGGACCATTTTTACCATCTATTATATGGTATTTAATCAAAACTATAATATTTATTATATTATTTATTTTAATAAGAGCTTCATTACCTAGACCACGTTATGATCAAATTATGCATTTTGGTTGGTTTATATGTTTACCATTAACATTAATTAATTTAGTTATTACTGCTTTTATAGTATCATTAAAATAA